DNA from Streptomyces rishiriensis:
CCCGACGGCACCGTCACGTTCATCGAGCTTCCCCAGGGGCCGCCGCTCGGCGCGGGCGGGGCGCCGTTCGAGTCGGCGGAGGTGACCCTTGCGGAGGGCAGCACGCTGGCGCTGCACACCGACGGTCTGCTGGCCCGCGGCGAGCGGTGGGCACTGGACACGGACCGGGAGCGGCTGCGGCAGGCCCTGGAGCAGTCGGCGGACACGCTCGAGCTGCGCTGCGGGACGGTGATCGACGCCCTGGTCCCGGCCCGTCCGTACGACGACGTGGCGCTGCTGATGGCCCGGACCCGGCGGCTGCCGGCGGACCGGGTCGCCGACTGGGAGCTGCCCGCCGACCCGGCGGCGGTGGCCGAGGCCCGCAAGACCGCGAGCCGCCGGCTGGCGGAGTGGGGTCTGACGGAGCTGTCGTTCACCACCGAGCTGGTCGTGAGCGAGCTGGTCACCAACGCCATCCGGTACGCCTCCGGACCCATCCGGCTGCGGCTGATCCGCGAGCGCACCCTGGTCTGCGAGGTCTTCGACGGCGGCACCACCGCGCCGCATCTGCGCCACCCCCGCGCCACCGACGAGGGCGGCCGCGGGCTGCTGCTGGTCTCGCAGGTCACGCAGCGGTGGGGCACCCGCTTTCTCCCCGAAGGAAAGATCATCTGGGCGGAGCAGTCGCTCACGGATCCCGACGGGTGACCGGCTCCGCAAAGCGATGCATCCCCCCCATTCGTCACATGACATGAGAAACTGACGCAAGACCGGCGGATGGGGCGCGGCCATGAACGACAAAGCGATCGACTACGCGGCGGTGTTCCAGGAGCTGCCGGGCATGGTGGCGCTGCTGACGCCCGAGCTGGTGTACGCGGACGCCAACAGGGACTTCCTGCGGGTGACCGGCCGCAAGCACGAGCAACTGGTCGGCCGGCACCTCTTCGACGTCTTCCCCGACAACCCGAACGACGGGGCCGCGAGCGGCATGCGCAACCTGGAGGCGTCACTGCACCGGGTGCTGGCGACCGGCGAGCGGGAGGCCATGGCGCTCCAGCGTTACGACGTCGAGTCGAGCGAGCGGCCCGGCGAGTGGGACGAGCGCTACTGGAGCCCCGTCAACGCGCCCGTCCACGGTCCGGACGGCTCGGTGGTGCTGCTGGTGCACCGGGTCGAGGAGGTCACCGAGCTGATCCGGGCCCGCGGCGGCCGCGGGACGGCCGGGGACGCCGCGCGGGCGGGCAGCCGGGGCCGCGTCCTGGAGGCCGAGCTGTACACCCGGGCCCGTGAACTCCAGGAACTCAACGAACGGCTGCGGCTGGCGCACGCCCGTGAGCGTGAGGTGGCCCTCGCCCTCCAGGAGGCGATGCTGCCCGCCGGACGGCAGGTCGGGCACCACCGGGCCGCCGTCCGCTACCGGCCGGCGGTCGGCGCGCTCAACGTGTGCGGGGACTGGTACGACCTGGTGGACCTCGTCGGCGGGAACCGCCTCGGCGTGTCGGTCGGCGACGTCGTCGGGCACGGCCTGGAGGCCGCCGGGGTGATGGGCCAGCTGCGCAGCGCGCTCAGCGCGACCTCCCGGGTCGCCTCGGGCCCGGCCGAGGCGCTGAACGTCCTCGGGCGGTACGCGCACGTCGTGGACGGCGCCGAATCCGCCACGGCGGTCACCACCTTCATCGACTTCGACCACCACACCATCACCTACAGCAGCGCCGGGCACCCTCCGCCCGCGCTCGTCCACACCGACGGCCGGGTGGAGTTCCTCGACCGGGCCACCGACCCCCCGCTCGACGCGCGGCCCACGCCGATCCCCCGGCCCCAGGCGCGCACCTCCTACGCCAGCGGCGCCACCCTCGCCCTGTACACCGACGGACTCGTGGAACGGCGGCGTGAGGACATCGACACGGGCCTCGCCCGCCTCGCCGACGCCCTCACGCGCCACCGGGACGCCGACCCGGAGGCCCTCGCCGACGCCGTCCTGCTGGAGTTGCTGCCGCCCGGGGGCGCGACCGACGACACGGCGCTGGTGATCGTGCGGCTGTGAGTGCTAGCGGCGATCGATGCCGGGCAGGTGGACGCCGTAGAAGTCCAGCATCGTGAGGGTGCGGGCGCGCGTCCGCTCCTTCATGTACGGCCAGGCGGCTTCCACGAGGCCGTCGGCGTTCAGAAGCTGTTCGAGGACCTCGAAGTAGGCGGCGCCCCGGACGCTCTCCAGGGAATGCGCGGTGAGCCGCTCCACGAAGTCCCAGCAGCGCGCCAGCAGTTCAGGGTCCGGAGCGTCGCTCTCCAGCTGCGGCATCAGGACCGGCGTGGTGAGGCATTCGGCGAGCAGCCCGTACAGGTCCACGGCGACGGCTTCGGTCCGGACGGCCGCCTCCGCCGGCATCTCGTACTTCTCGGCGATGAACTCCGCACACTCCGGGAGGGTGCGCAGCAGGAGGGCCGGGATGTCGTCGGCGGGGATCTCGCTCATGTCTCTCGCAGTCTCTTCCGGGTCGGTGTGTCGCGTCGTCGTGCGGAGGGTGTCCAGGACAGGACGGGGGGCAAGCGCGGGGGCCTGCCACGCGTGGTGCGCGGCAGGCCCCCGGGCTCGGCGAGTGTCAGGCGCAGTTGCCGCTCGACGGGTCGCAGACCGATGATCCCCCACCCTGGTCGACGAACGGGTCGACCATGGAGTCACTCACTCCGACCGGGTCCACGATGTCCTTGAACATCTCCCACGAACCCCGGCCCCAGCCGTACTCCTTGACGTAGGAGGGAGCCTGGGCCACCTGGAGGAGGCCGCCCGCGACGCCCAGGGTGCGGGAGAAGCCGCGCAGCCGGGTGGGCTGCCCGACGGGCGCGGGGCCCTTGAGCTTCGTACCGGGCGTGAAGTCCTGCCCCGTCAGGTCCTTGACGGCCGGCGTCTTCATCACGGCGTCGAAATTGGTCTTGACGCTGGACTTCATGCCGGCGTCGGCGTCCATCCTCTTCTTGACGTTGCCCGTGACGTCACGCGAGTTCAGCGCACCAAAGAGCTCCTTCGCCTCGGCCTTGGCGACCGCCAGGTCCTTGTCGGACAGGAGGTTCTTCTTGTTGCCCTTCTCCGACTCCCTGGCCTTGCGGTCGAGGTCCAGGACGTCCGAGAGGGCCTTCATGGTCGACCACCCCTTCTGGAGGTGGAGTTCGTCCTTCCCGGGGAGCCGCTCTCCGGTGTTGAACTCGTAGATGAGCGCCGCCGATATCTTCCCGTTGCCGAAGACCTGCTTCGCCTTGGCCTTGGGATAGATCTGCTGGAGCGCCCCGGACAACTTCTTGTTGCTGACCGCCGGAGCCTGCGCCCGCCGCTGCATGAAGCCCGGGTTCTTGTTGGGAACCTTGTTGAAGAGCTTCGCGATCGCCTTCTGCACCGCCTTGAAGAGGGCGGCGAACCCGAAGAACTTGCCGTCCGGGTCGGCGTACACCAGCGGGTTGTTGTTGCCGTAGGTGTAGCCGTGCATCTGCTGCGGGTCGGACAGGTTCATCACCGGGTCGACGGAGAGGAACCGGCCGGTCGCCGGGTCGTACTCGCGGGCGCCCAGGTGGGTGAGCCCGGTGTCCTTGGTGTCGTCGATGCCGCCGACGAACCCTCGCGTGCTCGGCCAGGCGGCCGGAGCGGTGCCCCGGGCCTCACCGAACGGGAGGACCCTGCGCTGGGTGAGAGCCAGATCCGTCGCGGCGACGGCCAGCAGACCGGTTCCGTGGTGGTCGGCGAGGGTGAAGGAGAAGGTGCCGTCGTCGGCACGGATCGCCTGGTGGCCGCTGCCGAGGTCCAGGTAACGGGTCGCCTTGGCCTTGGCCGCGCCCTTGTCGAGGGTCACGTCGGTGTGGCCGAGGTGCAGGGTGGTGCGGGCGCCGGTGCGGGAGAGCAGCCGGTTGCCGTTGGCGTCGTACAGGTACTCGGTGACGTTGTCCGGCTTGCCGTCGACGGGCTCGGTCACTTTGGCGAGGAGCCCCTCGGCGTCCCAGTCCAGGTGCTGCCTGCCGCGGTCGGTGGTGTTGCCTGTCAGGTCGTACTTGTAGTCCGTTCTGGTCGTCCCGGCCGGTCCCTGGCTGGTCACCGAGGTCAGCGTGTGGGCCTTGGCCGTCCCCGGAGCGGGGTACTCGTACGAGCGCTTGACGTCCTTGGTGGCGTCGCCTCCGGTGTGGTGCCGGGTGTCGGTCAGCCGGTTGCCGGCCTTGTCGTAGGTGTACGACTGCCAGTACGGGGCCGGGCCGCCGAGCTTGGCGCCGGACGGCGCGGCGGCACAGGTCTGGTCGCCCTGCGTCCACGCCTCGGTCATGCGGCGCAGGTGGTCGTAGGTGAAGCACTGGTTGTCGGTGCCGGTGCGGGAGACGTCGTTCAGGGAGAGGACGTTGCCGGCCTCGTCGTAGCGGAAGGTGACGTTCTGGTCGACGCCTGCCTGCTCCTCACGGTCGACGCGAGTGGTCGCCAGGCGTTGCGTTCCCCACTCATAGGTGTTGGTGACCTGCGTCTTCTTGCCGCCGCTGGTCAGCCCCAAGGTGTACACCAGCGGTTTTCCGGTCTGGCTGTAC
Protein-coding regions in this window:
- a CDS encoding PP2C family protein-serine/threonine phosphatase gives rise to the protein MNDKAIDYAAVFQELPGMVALLTPELVYADANRDFLRVTGRKHEQLVGRHLFDVFPDNPNDGAASGMRNLEASLHRVLATGEREAMALQRYDVESSERPGEWDERYWSPVNAPVHGPDGSVVLLVHRVEEVTELIRARGGRGTAGDAARAGSRGRVLEAELYTRARELQELNERLRLAHAREREVALALQEAMLPAGRQVGHHRAAVRYRPAVGALNVCGDWYDLVDLVGGNRLGVSVGDVVGHGLEAAGVMGQLRSALSATSRVASGPAEALNVLGRYAHVVDGAESATAVTTFIDFDHHTITYSSAGHPPPALVHTDGRVEFLDRATDPPLDARPTPIPRPQARTSYASGATLALYTDGLVERRREDIDTGLARLADALTRHRDADPEALADAVLLELLPPGGATDDTALVIVRL